Within Sardina pilchardus chromosome 21, fSarPil1.1, whole genome shotgun sequence, the genomic segment TAAAGTCAGATAGATCACTGGTTGTTTTTCCATGCATTCTCTATCATTCTGCAAGCTAGGGACATGCTCCCTAGTCAGCTCCCTATTAATGTTAGACTATAGTCTAACAATATAAACCAACTACGGGAAACCGTGTTTATATAGCTTGCAATAAAGTTTAATTTCTCATGATTAACTCACCAATAAAATACACCCTTGGGTACAAAGTCATCGCAACTAATGGCTTCACATACTAGACCTAATAAAGTCCTTAGACAAATAACTGGGCAAGTTTTCTCTGACAGGCTATGAAATTATAGAGGCGGAGTCCCCCCTCCCCTTGGCCCTTTACGAAATGCTACTGGCACAGAGACGTGTACTCTATTAGGTAAATTAACTTAAGTTAAAGGTGTAGGTAGGCTATAGCATTCAGACTGGACTGCTATAGGATTCAGACTGCATGCTAAATAAATTGCTATAAATTATTTCATTATATAGTATAGTGTGTAGgatttcatttctttctttttatggtGATTTGGCCATTCTGACATACTTACTACATCCTGGGACTCTCTTTATTGTGATTTAATTAAATTACAGTAAAAGACTTCAACCATATTTATTCCTTGTGCGGTTAACAATGAACTTACATGAATGTAGAATTGAATAGTGATTGTGTGGCCTATGAGGGAACACCTAGTGATACCATTCATACCATCAAATGGTAGCCTTGATGTCAGAATACACACTGTGGTCAGCCTTACTGGTGACCAAAGGGTGTCCGTCTGATCACAAAATGTATAGTTTatcctcctctttttttacGTCTACACCCTTGGTCACTCCTCCTTTTCCATGTGGCGGCCACTCCTGCTGATTATAAAGCAGTAAGCCAAAAGTGACCTTTCACACTGGTGTCTcctctcttgctgtgtgtggtcATAACAAGACATGGCGGACGCCTCAGCCAAAAGACAGGAGTCCTTCACTTGTCCAGTTTGTCTTGATCTACTGAAGGATCCAGTCTCCATTCCATGTGGACACACATATTGTTTGGGCTGCATTAAAGGCTGCTGGGATCAAGAGGATGGTAAAGGCAtctacagctgcccccagtgcagacGGACATTTACGCCGAGACCTGCTGTCAGTAAAAACACTCTGATTGCTGAGCTGGTGGAGGACTTCAGGAAGACTGGACTGGCTGCTGCTTCTGCTAAGTCTTCTTCCAGAATTGGAGATGTCAAATGTGACCTCTGTACTGGGAGAAAACACAAAGCTGTGAAGTCCTGTCTGGATTGTCTGTTGTCTTACTGTAAAACTCACTTCAAAGCTCACAATGAACTGAATCCAGGAAGAAACCACTCAGTGATTGATGCCACAGACCAGCTACAGGAGAGGATCTGCCCCCGCCATAAGAAAGTATCTGAAATATTTTGTCGTACTGATCAGAATTGTATCTGCTACCTGTGCGCAATTGATGAACATAAAGGCCATGATCTAGTCACAGCTGCTGCAGAATGGATGGACAAACAGGTGAGTACAGGAGCTACACTTGAGTCTTCATTTTAGTTGTGTTCATTTAAGGTGTGATACtcatatattttatttgaataaCTATAATAACTGTATAGTTCTTAAAGTCTACAGACTCTCTTTCTCAGTAGAGAGGATATGAATGAGAAAATCATATCAGGTGCAAAGTACAAAAACATCTATCAAACATTGGCAGGGCAGCATCAGTGAAATATGATACAGTGCAAAGGTCCAATGTCTTTTCAGGCTCTGAGCCAAATTGACTTGTGTTTAATGCATAATGCCAGAGCTCCTACTGAAAACAAACGAATAGAGCATGGCATGCTCTTAGATGTGCTCGGTTGCAGTAACTGTTCAAACCTCTTGTTAATCAGACACTACAGATACTCTATGATTTTTTGTCTTGTTGTAATGATTATTTTCATGTACTTGAAAAGTCCCTGTGTATCAAATATGCAATATAAATGAACTTAAATATTAAATATGTCTGTCCTTTAACAACAGAAACAGTTGGGACAGACCCAGCAGAGATTTCAGCAGAGAAtccacgagagagagaaggatctgCAGGAGCTGAGGGAGACTGTAGAGACTCTCAAGGTGAGTGCTGACCACAGGAAAGACAACAGCagattgattaaaaaaaaaattcgaAACAAGCACATACCCATACtttagatatttttttctaaactcttaacacagactcacacctacaaaacacaattggccaaatggatcattttcctctcaaaaacacatcccatgttgttacaccacattttgttacatatacactaactcgtcatttctctgcacacactaactttaccaaaacactggaaacctaaCTCAAACTGAAGtaattttgtcaaagaatgaaccttgttttcacttcacaagatgcatgcagtcaatcagagtacactaggtttcaaaatactggaaaacggcatagacttttatgtttcagttttacaggtatttgcatgcaaaacatgcaaaacatgcaatccagcatttttacactaaatgtcttggttgggaactgtatgtccacatgtaatgttcacattcaaaagcattccagtaaaaagcaaatcattttttttttttactgttcactacgGTGCAgtatacagtttttttcaatcgctaacaagcgtttgtccattcatttgacacatttttaaaaaactctAAACACGGTTAGCACAGCAtcgtgaaaatgtattcactgcatactgtgtgaaaacgacatgaaatgtgtgaatggtatggccacaaaagaccgatgctatGCTAACTGTgcttagagttttgaaaatatgtcaactgaatggacaaacgcatGTTAgggattgaaaaaaactgtaacatttcAGCTTTGAAATATCATTTTAATTGTTATAACAGTTGTGTTGATGTGCTATTACCAGATGACATATAAGGTTATTTGCCAGAGTAAACACCCTTTTTTTATCCCATTGCTTAATGATACACATGTTGAATCATATtagtgtagtagtagtattCTATTATACATTGTATAGTCAttgctgaaagtgttggcacccatgttaaagttgactaaaaagaggaatatgaaatcatcttttggaaattgatcttaatgccttaagttataaaattaggaaatatccaacctttaaggacaccaattttctttgtgaatgaataataaatgttcttcctaagaAGAAGTTTATTCATAAGTATTGGcactcctacagtatgtgttatatTCCCatatagaggcaggcagatttgtattttacaaggccacttatttcatggatccaggatactactgtatgcatcctgataaagttcccttggcctttagaactaaaatagccccacatcatcacacacccttcaccatacctacagattggcatggtgttttgtccagttagcctattagcctgtttactgtaatgctcattgagctcactGCAAATCAAAATAGCTAATAGGCTATCTTTGAAGATCagctttagcatgggtgccaacactttcaacCATCACTGATTCACTTTATATTGATAAATGCAGTACATAGTCTGTAATATAAATGCTGAATCATGGGGAGTAAGAGTCTAAATTAGGTGTAATAAATTATAATTGAACCCTCGGGCCAGATTGTTGTGAGCCCATACTGCTGCCATCTCTACAGCACACAAAGAACCACTGACACCATGAAACACTTCAGCCTCTGCTCCCTGTGTGTCTCCTAACAGAGCtctgcacagacagcagtggaggacaGTGAGAGGATCTTTACTGAGATGATCTGCTCCATTGAGAGAAGGCGTTTTGAGGTGACAGAGCTGATCAGAGCTCAGGAGAAGGCTGAGGTGAGTCGGGCTGAAGGACTCCTGAAGCAACTGGAGCAGGAGAttgctgagctgaagaggagagatgctgagcTGGAgaagctttcacacacagaggatcacATCCATTTCCTCAAGGTAACATTGACCTGACCTCTTGAAACTAAAATTAAATGAATAATTATGTAAATTATGTTTCAATTTAAACGTTTAATATGTTTATTTAGTGATGATAAGACAGCTACACCATCATTCTCGTTTACCTGCCCTAATCTGCTAATTGGCCTCCCTGCGTCCAAGGCCAATTAAGAAAAAGGCCTATTTACCCAACAGCTATTTTatgttatatataatatatatacttttttgatcccgtgagggaaattcagttctctgcatttaacccaatttaaccgaattaatgaacacacagcacacagtaaacacacagtgaggtgaatcacacaacccagagcagtgagctgcctgcccaaccagcggcgctaggggagcagtgaggggttaggtgccttgctcaagggcacttggtggactggtcggggattgaaccggcaaccctccggttacaagcccgatgcgctaaccagtacaccacggctgcccacggcTGTTATGCTTTAGGGGCATGGCAAAAGTGGTCAGTATGCCCTCCTTAATGTCAACCTTACTAAAACCAACCACACAAATGCCAGAGCACAtactcttacagttttttccaatcgtttacacacaatttttgtttttgttttttttttacacacaattttgaaaacagggctctttttgtctaaacacctcacacaattaaccaaacaccacaccaaattagcagaacacaacaggttgttagcaaaatggaatatttcagtcaaaacaataaacaaattgataaaaaaaaaccttatatTGTTATACTGTCTCCATATTATACACAccaaccctcttccaatatatggatcttattcagacatattgtttgaaagcattaggataatttagatgacaaaa encodes:
- the LOC134068441 gene encoding tripartite motif-containing protein 16-like translates to MADASAKRQESFTCPVCLDLLKDPVSIPCGHTYCLGCIKGCWDQEDGKGIYSCPQCRRTFTPRPAVSKNTLIAELVEDFRKTGLAAASAKSSSRIGDVKCDLCTGRKHKAVKSCLDCLLSYCKTHFKAHNELNPGRNHSVIDATDQLQERICPRHKKVSEIFCRTDQNCICYLCAIDEHKGHDLVTAAAEWMDKQKQLGQTQQRFQQRIHEREKDLQELRETVETLKSSAQTAVEDSERIFTEMICSIERRRFEVTELIRAQEKAEVSRAEGLLKQLEQEIAELKRRDAELEKLSHTEDHIHFLKNVVSVTGPPWHTVSTCMTFAESVSFEAVKESVSTVKAQLEEKLDAIFKEEVAKISAAVTHIQIIQSLEYSDPELPIRRTSSNDAMPPIMSDVQAVSTEPVTRQEFLKYLCHFTFDTNTAHRQFHLTEEKRGMERRDELQSYPDHPERFDEWRQVLCREGVSGRCYWEVEWSNGVSIAVSYKTISRKGAGNECGFGINDQSWSLILSSSSSSCYFWHTDKQTELPLVASSRIGVYVDHRAGTLAFYSISDKMTLLHRAQTTFTHTLYPGFYISTGSSVVLPQIVDLVDVNDHEN